In a single window of the Gemmatimonadota bacterium genome:
- the trkA gene encoding Trk system potassium transporter TrkA → MRMLVVGAGEVGTYIAGRLVREGHDLIVLDKSAAAVERLRDLDVAAVEGDGTRPEVLRENGVRSVDLVLAVSNDEATNLVACGFAMRMGAARTVARLSSSNRTPEDERLAREAFGIDAVINPDEEAAREIAGLLEGRQVTDSAEFDQGRVRLVGVRVDEESPLANQNLSDIRTIHEGANVLVVGIVRDGATIIPRGDHRILPGDRVYMIGARAELEYFLRRADSAGRARRVLIVGGGSVGERVAARLEKTGASVRVLERDPDRSALIADVLERATVLQGDGRNLSELRESGVQDVDGFVAVSGDEETNIMSALLARHLGARKVIALVKRPDYIPVLQEIGLDAAVNPRLTAAAAILRFVRRGHIMQVTAFMDLDAEVLELATAETARIIGKPLRDVKFPRDAILGGHMRGEEFSIPDGETVLEPHDRVIVFALPSAIPKVEKLLS, encoded by the coding sequence ATGCGGATGCTCGTGGTTGGTGCGGGTGAGGTCGGAACCTATATTGCCGGGCGGCTTGTCCGGGAAGGTCACGATCTGATCGTTCTGGACAAGTCAGCGGCCGCCGTCGAGCGGCTTCGGGATCTGGATGTGGCGGCCGTCGAAGGGGACGGGACGCGCCCCGAGGTTCTCCGGGAGAACGGAGTCCGGAGCGTGGATCTTGTGCTGGCGGTTTCCAACGACGAGGCGACGAATCTTGTTGCGTGCGGCTTCGCGATGAGAATGGGGGCCGCGCGGACGGTGGCCCGGCTCTCCAGCTCCAATCGCACGCCCGAAGACGAGCGTCTCGCGCGGGAGGCGTTTGGAATCGACGCCGTGATCAATCCGGACGAAGAGGCGGCCCGGGAGATCGCCGGGCTGCTCGAGGGGCGTCAGGTCACCGACTCCGCCGAGTTCGACCAGGGCCGTGTGCGCCTGGTCGGCGTTCGGGTCGATGAGGAGTCTCCCCTGGCCAACCAGAACCTCTCCGACATTCGCACCATTCACGAGGGCGCGAATGTGCTGGTCGTGGGAATCGTTCGGGACGGCGCGACGATCATTCCGAGGGGGGACCACCGGATCCTGCCCGGCGACCGCGTCTACATGATCGGAGCCCGCGCCGAGCTGGAGTACTTCCTTCGCCGGGCGGACTCCGCCGGGCGGGCACGCCGCGTGCTGATCGTCGGTGGCGGCAGCGTGGGCGAACGCGTGGCCGCACGCCTGGAGAAGACCGGCGCGTCGGTGCGTGTCCTGGAGCGAGATCCCGATCGGTCCGCGCTGATCGCGGATGTTCTGGAGCGCGCGACCGTACTCCAGGGAGACGGGAGGAATCTGTCGGAACTGCGGGAATCCGGCGTGCAGGATGTCGATGGATTCGTGGCGGTGAGCGGCGACGAGGAAACCAACATCATGAGCGCACTGCTTGCGCGCCACCTCGGAGCACGCAAGGTCATTGCGCTGGTGAAGCGGCCTGACTACATCCCGGTGCTCCAGGAAATCGGGCTCGACGCCGCCGTGAATCCCCGGCTGACGGCGGCGGCGGCCATTCTGCGGTTTGTTCGTCGAGGGCACATCATGCAGGTGACGGCGTTCATGGATCTCGACGCGGAGGTTCTGGAGCTTGCGACCGCGGAGACGGCTCGCATCATCGGCAAGCCTCTTCGAGATGTGAAGTTCCCGCGCGACGCCATCCTGGGCGGGCACATGCGCGGAGAGGAGTTCTCGATCCCGGACGGAGAGACCGTCCTCGAACCACACGACCGGGTGATTGTCTTCGCCCTGCCCTCGGCCATTCCCAAGGTCGAGAAGCTGCTCTCCTAG
- a CDS encoding TrkH family potassium uptake protein, with the protein MNKRGVFHAVGAITIFVGAAMVLPLGAALFFGDGGAPGFGISMGVTLLTGCALFLLTRGETDLGVRDGFGVVTFGWLAMALFGSLPFLISGSIPNPVDALFETMSGFTTTGASILSDPEVLPRSALLWRSLIQWLGGMGIIVLSLAILPMLGVGGMQLYRAEAPGPSPDKLRPRIRQTAATLWGVYVVLSIAEALLLRLAGMGTFDAVCHTFTTMATGGFSTRTASLAAFPSPTVQWIVTLFMFLAGANFALHYRALRGNVLAYVRDPEWRLYLWIVVLAVLGASFGLWVGGEHDPAGAIRAGSFQVVSILTTTGFVTEDYGVWHPGLQWGLLVLMFVGGCAGSTAGSLKVVRVFVLAKAALRELAVVGNPRVVRSLRIGRRKMERGVARNVLGFFLLFAALCVAGTAALSILGLDLETALSASTTCLANVGPGLGQVGPTDHFAWIPTPGKWVLMALMLLGRLELYTVLVLFLPAAWRK; encoded by the coding sequence ATGAACAAGCGCGGAGTCTTCCACGCGGTGGGCGCCATCACGATCTTCGTGGGCGCGGCGATGGTGCTGCCTCTTGGCGCGGCGCTCTTCTTCGGGGATGGAGGGGCGCCGGGGTTCGGCATTTCGATGGGCGTGACGCTGCTCACGGGGTGCGCGCTCTTCCTGCTGACTCGTGGCGAGACGGACCTGGGCGTGCGGGACGGTTTTGGTGTCGTGACCTTCGGGTGGCTTGCGATGGCACTCTTCGGGAGCCTGCCCTTTCTGATCTCGGGGTCCATCCCGAACCCGGTCGATGCGCTTTTTGAGACGATGTCGGGCTTCACAACCACCGGGGCCAGCATACTGTCCGATCCGGAGGTGCTTCCCAGGTCGGCTCTTCTGTGGCGAAGTCTGATTCAGTGGCTGGGCGGGATGGGGATCATTGTGCTGTCGCTCGCCATCCTCCCGATGCTGGGCGTCGGCGGAATGCAGCTCTATCGCGCAGAGGCGCCCGGGCCGTCGCCCGACAAGCTCCGCCCGCGAATCCGCCAGACGGCGGCCACGCTGTGGGGCGTCTATGTGGTCCTGTCGATTGCGGAGGCTCTTCTCTTGCGGCTGGCGGGAATGGGCACTTTCGACGCGGTGTGCCACACCTTTACGACGATGGCGACGGGCGGCTTCTCGACGCGGACCGCGTCGCTCGCGGCGTTCCCGTCTCCCACGGTGCAGTGGATTGTCACGCTGTTCATGTTTCTCGCGGGTGCGAACTTCGCTCTGCACTACCGCGCGCTGCGGGGGAATGTCCTGGCGTATGTGCGCGACCCGGAGTGGAGGTTGTACCTCTGGATCGTCGTGCTGGCGGTTCTCGGGGCATCGTTCGGGCTGTGGGTGGGCGGGGAGCATGATCCCGCGGGAGCGATCCGCGCGGGCTCCTTCCAGGTGGTGTCCATTCTGACAACAACGGGCTTCGTCACGGAGGACTACGGCGTCTGGCACCCGGGTCTTCAGTGGGGCCTTCTCGTGCTCATGTTCGTCGGCGGGTGTGCGGGGTCGACGGCCGGGTCGCTGAAGGTGGTCCGGGTATTTGTCCTGGCGAAGGCCGCGCTTCGGGAACTGGCCGTGGTCGGGAACCCGCGTGTCGTGCGTTCGCTTCGCATTGGACGCCGGAAGATGGAACGAGGCGTCGCCCGCAATGTGCTGGGCTTCTTCCTGCTGTTCGCTGCGCTTTGCGTGGCGGGAACGGCTGCGCTGTCGATTCTGGGGCTGGATCTGGAGACGGCGCTCTCCGCCAGCACCACCTGCCTAGCGAATGTGGGACCGGGGCTGGGGCAGGTCGGGCCGACCGACCACTTCGCCTGGATCCCCACTCCGGGCAAGTGGGTTCTGATGGCGCTCATGCTTCTCGGTCGTCTGGAACTCTACACGGTGCTCGTACTGTTTCTTCCGGCAGCCTGGAGAAAGTGA
- a CDS encoding hemolysin family protein, translated as MPGSGLGFAIAGLLSISAFFSGSETALFSIPAHRIRDLSRSEHPGDRAAARLMESPRRILVTILLGNMVVNLLVAALGAALAMRLWGEAGLALAVPVMTIVLLVFGEIAPKMLAVRHGEGIGRVVARPLLFLRGALGPVQWILERAVSGVLGPDRDPEAGMNLGDARAMVRIAHEAGEVGKGERELIEGVFELGASPVEDVMTPRSEMFSLPPDQSVADARNAVRRAGFSKIPVSSETPAVMVGVVTARQLLAAPDDERVGELARRVRYIPEVTPAMRLLESFRETGERIAFVVNEHGDLAGIVTLVDLMEEISGEMVEAADLHKVIYRRTGAKCVEIPGRMEIRYFNSEFGTDLSAEDAETMAGLLIERLGRIPRVGDSYRTGGLRVRVTRAEPNRVERLEVTFPNDGQAEAGQGR; from the coding sequence GTGCCCGGATCGGGACTTGGATTTGCCATCGCGGGACTCCTGTCGATATCCGCGTTCTTTTCCGGGTCGGAGACGGCGCTCTTCTCGATCCCGGCGCACCGGATCCGCGACCTCTCCCGGAGCGAACATCCGGGCGACCGCGCGGCCGCGCGGCTCATGGAATCTCCCCGCCGCATTCTCGTGACGATCCTTCTTGGCAACATGGTGGTGAACCTGCTCGTCGCGGCTTTGGGGGCGGCGCTTGCCATGCGGTTGTGGGGGGAGGCCGGGCTTGCGCTGGCGGTTCCCGTGATGACGATCGTTCTCCTGGTCTTCGGAGAGATTGCGCCGAAGATGCTGGCCGTGCGTCACGGAGAAGGGATCGGGCGAGTGGTGGCCCGCCCGCTTCTCTTCTTGCGGGGCGCGCTGGGTCCGGTGCAGTGGATTCTCGAGCGGGCCGTATCGGGGGTTCTTGGTCCGGATCGGGACCCCGAGGCCGGGATGAACCTGGGCGATGCCCGGGCGATGGTCCGCATCGCGCATGAGGCGGGTGAGGTGGGGAAGGGCGAGCGCGAACTCATCGAAGGCGTCTTCGAACTGGGGGCCTCCCCCGTGGAAGATGTCATGACCCCGCGTTCGGAGATGTTCTCGCTTCCGCCGGACCAGTCGGTCGCCGACGCGCGGAATGCCGTCCGGCGAGCGGGATTCTCCAAGATTCCCGTTTCGTCGGAGACTCCGGCGGTCATGGTGGGAGTCGTCACCGCCCGGCAGCTTCTGGCGGCACCCGACGACGAGCGCGTCGGGGAACTGGCGCGTCGCGTGCGGTACATCCCCGAAGTGACCCCGGCCATGCGTCTTCTTGAGTCGTTTCGCGAGACCGGGGAGCGGATTGCGTTTGTCGTCAACGAACATGGAGACCTGGCGGGAATCGTGACGCTGGTGGATCTGATGGAGGAGATCTCCGGGGAGATGGTGGAAGCGGCGGATCTGCACAAGGTCATCTATCGGAGAACGGGAGCGAAATGCGTGGAGATTCCGGGTCGGATGGAGATCCGGTACTTCAACAGCGAGTTCGGCACCGACCTCTCAGCCGAAGACGCCGAGACGATGGCGGGTCTTCTGATCGAGCGGCTGGGCCGCATTCCGCGCGTCGGGGATTCGTACCGAACCGGGGGTCTTCGCGTTCGAGTGACGCGCGCCGAACCGAACCGCGTGGAGCGCCTGGAGGTGACCTTCCCGAACGACGGGCAAGCGGAAGCGGGGCAGGGACGATGA
- a CDS encoding CNNM domain-containing protein — protein MIAHDPLTAGGGGVPAFDGAWTLVLVAVFAGMSAFFSGAETGILSAGRARLEVLAGRGYADAKRALALVRDRERVLAGTLVGTNLSTVAASSLATAWCVEQWGDHGPAVATALLTPFMLFSAEILPKAFFRTHSVARLRAVASPLRIAVLVLSPLTVIATAGAGLLLTLLRVPASGRTPVFRREDLERVFSGGDAAGASSGGDSENALRMARQALGLSGKRVADAMTPIDLVASVVAESSVADARQVFASGDGRPLAVVDRAGLVIGFLATKAVLGLPGETSLGPLARPARSVEAEEPLDRAWIGFRDNPQPVALVHGAGQEQVGVLTPEDILEVVLGNSGATASESDPR, from the coding sequence ATGATCGCACACGATCCGCTGACCGCGGGAGGGGGGGGCGTTCCGGCTTTCGACGGTGCGTGGACGCTCGTGCTGGTGGCGGTCTTTGCCGGGATGTCCGCCTTCTTCTCCGGAGCGGAGACCGGCATTCTTTCCGCGGGGCGGGCCCGGCTGGAGGTGCTTGCAGGGAGAGGATACGCCGACGCGAAGCGCGCACTTGCGTTGGTGCGGGATCGTGAGCGGGTGCTGGCCGGTACGCTGGTCGGGACGAATCTCTCCACGGTGGCGGCGTCTTCGCTGGCCACTGCGTGGTGCGTGGAGCAATGGGGAGACCACGGTCCCGCCGTCGCGACCGCGCTCCTCACACCCTTCATGCTGTTCAGCGCGGAAATCTTACCGAAGGCGTTCTTCCGCACACACTCGGTCGCTCGTCTGAGGGCGGTGGCCTCGCCGCTGCGAATCGCGGTCCTGGTTCTGTCTCCCCTGACCGTGATCGCGACCGCCGGTGCGGGGCTTCTGCTCACGCTCCTGCGCGTGCCGGCATCGGGCCGAACTCCGGTGTTCCGGCGGGAAGATCTGGAGCGCGTTTTCAGCGGGGGGGATGCCGCGGGAGCGTCGTCGGGCGGGGATTCCGAGAATGCGCTGCGGATGGCGCGCCAGGCTCTGGGGCTTTCCGGGAAGCGCGTGGCCGATGCCATGACGCCCATCGATCTGGTGGCGAGTGTGGTGGCGGAATCCTCGGTGGCCGATGCCAGGCAGGTGTTCGCCTCTGGAGACGGGCGTCCTCTGGCCGTCGTGGACCGGGCCGGACTGGTGATCGGTTTCCTTGCGACGAAAGCGGTCCTCGGTCTTCCGGGCGAAACCTCCCTGGGCCCCCTGGCGCGGCCGGCGCGATCGGTCGAGGCGGAGGAACCGCTGGATCGTGCATGGATCGGCTTTCGGGACAACCCGCAACCGGTCGCGCTGGTTCACGGAGCCGGACAGGAGCAGGTGGGCGTCTTGACGCCGGAGGACATTCTGGAGGTGGTTCTCGGGAACTCCGGGGCGACCGCTTCCGAATCCGACCCGCGTTGA
- the meaB gene encoding methylmalonyl Co-A mutase-associated GTPase MeaB — protein sequence MNETQQATLLAGMEAGDRRSLARLISVVENGSPGASACLARIYPQTGRAFRLGFTGPPGAGKSTLIDALVQRLRADSKSVGVVAVDPSSPFTGGALLGDRVRLSATTPDDGVFFRSMATRGSIGGLAATTSEVSDVLDAYGMEVILLETVGVGQIELDVVAASECTVVVLVPESGDEVQAMKAGLMEIGDIFVLNKSDREGADRAMRELESGLELRSSRDSSWRPLLVKTVAATGEGTAELLAAVERFRKHQKDTGEGNARRRRVLREKIRAAAERSLRHELWTASGRGSLEDAVDQVLSGDGNPYELAAAMARRFAMNRGTSEREREG from the coding sequence GTGAACGAGACCCAACAGGCCACGCTCCTTGCGGGCATGGAGGCGGGGGACCGCAGGAGCCTCGCCCGGTTGATCTCCGTGGTGGAGAACGGGTCCCCGGGGGCGTCGGCCTGCCTGGCCCGCATTTACCCGCAGACCGGACGCGCGTTTCGCCTCGGCTTCACGGGTCCTCCCGGGGCGGGGAAGAGCACGCTGATCGACGCGCTCGTCCAGCGGCTTCGAGCGGACTCGAAGAGCGTGGGCGTGGTGGCGGTGGACCCGTCGAGCCCCTTCACCGGCGGTGCGCTTCTGGGAGATCGCGTGCGCCTCTCCGCGACCACTCCGGATGACGGCGTCTTCTTCCGCAGCATGGCCACGCGCGGGAGCATTGGCGGGCTGGCGGCCACCACTTCAGAAGTGTCCGATGTGCTCGACGCCTACGGCATGGAAGTGATCCTCCTGGAGACGGTCGGCGTGGGCCAGATCGAACTGGATGTGGTGGCGGCGTCGGAGTGTACGGTGGTTGTGCTGGTGCCCGAGTCCGGCGACGAAGTGCAGGCGATGAAGGCCGGTCTCATGGAGATTGGGGACATCTTCGTGCTGAACAAGTCGGACCGGGAAGGCGCGGATCGTGCCATGCGCGAGCTGGAGTCGGGGTTGGAACTCCGGTCTTCGCGGGATTCCTCCTGGCGTCCCCTGCTGGTGAAGACGGTCGCCGCGACCGGCGAGGGCACTGCGGAATTGCTGGCTGCGGTGGAGAGGTTTCGGAAGCATCAGAAGGACACGGGCGAGGGGAACGCGCGGCGACGGAGAGTGCTTCGCGAAAAGATCCGGGCGGCGGCGGAGAGATCGCTTCGACATGAACTCTGGACCGCCTCCGGACGGGGGAGCCTGGAGGACGCCGTGGATCAGGTGCTTTCGGGTGATGGAAACCCGTATGAACTGGCGGCGGCGATGGCCCGGCGATTCGCGATGAACAGGGGCACCTCGGAAAGGGAGAGAGAAGGATGA